In Sandaracinaceae bacterium, the sequence AGCCGGCTCACCGCATCGAAATTGCGCTCGTGCGTGAGCGCCTCGAAGCCGAGCCCGGTGTTCACGATCACGCGGCCCCCCGCGGTGAGCACCATGTACGCGTTGGACGTGCCGGGCGACATGTGGATGCCGGCGCCACCTCCGCGCCTCAGGTGCGCTGGCCGCGGCGCAGCGCTTCGTCGCCCCAGGGGCGCTGGTTCACGAGCTCTCGTACGGGGTCCATCGGGGCGAATGTAATACGACCGTATTATGTTGGCAAGCTCGAGGTTGGCGTTGCCGTGAACGGCGACGTCTATCGACTCGTCACAAGTCCTTCGTAGTGATGGGCATGCCGAATCGGCTTCTGGAAAGGCGATTAGGGCACCCCCGCCGAAGCGGAGGGCAGCAAACTACGCATGGATAGTCCTAAAGTCCCCCGCCTGTCGCGTGGACTACGGCTGATAGCGGGTGTGCTCCACCAAGGGACCCGGACGCAGCCGTTCCAGCCGCCTCCCTGTGTGGGGCCCGGGTAACCTTGGTAGGCCGGTCACCAACCTTTCCACCCGGTAGTCCCCTCGCGGGGACTTTCAGATCGTCCGGGGCCTGGTTGCTGCCCCTCGGCTTCGGCCGGGGTGCCCAAGTCTTGAAACACGGTGGATTCCTCGACAGCCAGAGCCCACGGAGAACCCTCCCAGACCTCCTTTGGTCGCCATCGACTTGTGACGAGTCGATGAGACGGCGACGCGAGCTCGGTGCCCCTCGACCTCAGGCGGTGAGAACCCTGGAAAACCCTCCACGGACTCGACAGGAGCCGCGCCGGCAGGCATCTAGCTTCGGCTGATGCGCCCCGACACCGCCGAGACCCGCGCGCGCTTGATCGCCACTGCCGAGCAGCTCTACGCCGAGCGCGGGCTGGACGGGCGTGTCCCTGGTCGAGATCAGCCGCGAGGCCGGGCAGCGCAACCGGGCCGCCGCGCAGTACCACTTCACCGACAAGGCGGGGCTGGGTGCAGGCCATCCTTGGACAAGCACACGCCGGGCATCGAGGCCGCGCGGCACGCCATGATCGACGCGCTCGAGGCGGGCACCGGCGAGCCCCCGCTGCGGGCCTGGGTGGACGCACTCGTGCGTCCGCTGGCCGCCAAGCTGGACGACGAAGACGGTGGTCGCGCGTTCCTGCGCGTGCAGGCCGAGCTGATGCGCCAGCCCGACGCCACGCTAGAGCACCGCGCCAAGCAGAACCGCGGCGCCGAGCGCCTCCTGCGCGGCATGACGCGTGCCACCACCGGAGCCGTCCCCGTGCCGCGCGCGCTGTTGGCCGCGCGCATGCTGCTGGTCACCGGGCTGCTGTTCCACGGCATGTCGGACTACCTGGCGCGCGACGCGGGGGGACCGCCGCCACGCGCCGTGTTCGTGGAGGCGCTGGTGGACGCCATCGAGGCCCTGCTGGCCGCGTCGCCGTCGGCCTCGGCGCTGGCGGCTGGCCGTCGCGGGTGAGCGGGGACACACTGAACGTCCATGCTCGCTCGCGTCGGATCAGCCTGGGCGCGGCGACTCGTGAGCCGCCAGCACGTGAACCTGCCCGACGCTCGGCGCGAACAGCCGGTCGCGGATGGCCAGGTAGGCCGGGTCGGCGAAGAACGCCGCGAACGCCGCCTGCGTGGCGAAGCGAATGGTGAAGAGGCGATTGAAGCGCGCCCCCTCCGGGCCGCGCAGCACCTCGGCCACGCGCACGTCGAGGACGAAGCGGCCCCCCGCGGCCTCGAGCAGGGGCGTCATCTCGGCGCGGTACTGCGTGTAGACGGCGTCATCGAGGACCTCGAGGCCAATCGTGCGGTCGAACATGGGGCAGCGTCTCCAGGGGTGTTGAGGCCACAGCTTGTCGCGCTTCTCCCTCTTCGGGCTCGCCCTGCTCTCTGGCTGCGGCGGAGGCGCCGAGGGCACCGGCGGCACGGGCGGCAGCACCACGGGCGCAGGCGCCGCGGAGCCGCTCACCTGCACGGTGCCCGAGGTCGCCCAGGCTCGCCCCATCGCACCGTTGCTCATCCCTGGCTGCAGCTTCACGGGCGGCTCGTCGTCCACGCCCACCATCCTGCGCACCGCCGAAGAGGTCTCCGTGGCACTCCAGTGCAGCGGCGAGGGCCAGCCGCCAGGCAGCGCGCTCGGCGTCGACATGGCGGCCAACGGCGTCTACCTGCTGCAGTACACCATGTCGCCCGCCTTCGGCGGCCTCCAGGTCTTCGACGACGGCACGCGCTCACGGTGCTCACCGCGCTTCCGCCCCCAACTGCCCGGGCGACCCCATGCCCATGCCCATGAACAGCACGGCCGCGTGGCTCATGCCCAAGGACGCCTCGCGCACCATGCAGCAAGCCACGTGCTCGCTGCCCGAGCGCTGCGACTGACGTCAGCGCTTGCCGTCCGGCCGCGCCACCACGTCGCCGGGCGCGAGCGCGCCCTCGCGCTTCAGCACCCAGAAGTCGCTGATGGGCACGAACGCGGGGCCCACCTTGAAGACCTCCCAGCCGAGCAGCAGCTCCGAGCTGCCGGGGTTCACGCTCACCAGCGGGCAGAAGCCGGCGCTGGCGGGGAAGTCCTGCTTCAGGTTGCCGGCCACCTGGTAGTCCAGGTAGTGCCCGCCACGCCAACCGCGCGGGAAGCGCACGCCCGCCGCCGGGCGCACGTGGTAGTGCCCGAAGGTCAGCGCCTTGCCGTGGCGGTCGCGCTTGGGCGCCGGCGGCGTGTCCCAGCCGGTCTGCTCCACCTTCACGTTCCAGCCGCGCAGCACGCCGCTGGCTGGGTCGCGGTGGAAGGTCTTGCGGAACGACTTCCACATGAGCTTGTGAAACAGGTCGGGCATGCTCAGGTCGATGCCCGTGTAGGTGGTGTCCGCGAGCGCGTCGAGGTCGAGGGGCGCGCCGCGGCGCACGATGTCGTAGAGCTCGCGGCCGTTCATGGAGAGCACTTGATCGAGGTGATGGTCATGGGGTTCCGGAGGGTCAGAGGGTGTTCAGCACGGACCGCGCGGCCGAGGTGGCCACGGCCGCGATGGGGATCTGCGGGTTTCACCCCCGAGGCTGCTGGGAAACACGCTGGAGTCGGCCACGTAGAGGCCGCGCGGGTGGCGTGGTGGCGGAAGTCCGGGCGCACCACCGCGCTGCGGGTCACTGCCCATGCGGCAGGTGCCGAACATGTGCGTGATGGCGCTGGTGTATGCGGACGCGCGCTTCGGGCCGTGCTGCTCGAGCTCGATCAAGTCGGCCACGCGCGAGGTGCGCCGCAAGAAGCCGCGCACGCCCGGCGACACGTGGTCCGCGCCGGCCGCCAGCATCATCTCGCCCATCACGCGCAGCCCGCGGCGGTAGCGCCGCACGTCGTGGTCGCTCGGGGAGAAGAACACGTGGGGCTTGCCGCGCACCACGCGCACCACGCCCTCGGCCTCGGCGCACCGCGGCGCCCCAGTCGAGCACGTGCGCCATGTCGTCGACCTCGCGCCAGCTCGCGGCCCACGCCCTCGGAGGCGCCCGGCCATCACCCCGAGGTCGAAGCCCAGCGCCTCGAACTTGAGGCCCTCGTGGCGCAGCCCGGTGACTTCGTGCCCCTGCGTGGCGCCCTCCCACATGCGCACGGGCTCGGGGAAGCGCCCGGCCATGGACACGCCCGGGTGGCACTGGAAGTGGCGCCCCACGGGGCCTTGGCGCAGCCCGCTGCGCATCAGGAGCGCGGGGCTCTGCACGGCGCTGGCCGCCACGATCACGGCGCGCGCTGCGTGCACGCGCACCTCGGCGCCGCCGTCGGTCACGCCGTGCACGCCCGTGGCGCGGCCCGCCCGCACGTCGATGCCCGTGACCTCGGTGCAGCTCAGCACCACGGCGCCAGCCTGCTCCGCGTCGGCCAGCAACGTAGCGTCCACCGAGAGCTTGCGGGCGTTGGGGCAGCCCTGCATGCAGCGGCCGAGGCCCTCGCAGCCCTGCACGTTGCGGCGGATGGGCCGGTGCGCGAGGCCCAGCGCTTCGGCGCCGCGCGCCAGCAGCTGGTTCTTCGCTCCTGCAATGGCGGGGTCCGTGGGGCGCACGTTGAGGCGCGCCTCCAGCATGTCGGTCGTCGCCTCGAGCACGTCCCACGGCAGCGCGTCCGCGAGCGCGCGGTCCTTGGTGAGCCACTCGTCGTACACGTCGCGGGGCATGCGCCAGCAGATGGCGCCGTTGATGGGCGAGCTGCCGCCCACCAGCTTGCCCTGCACGAACGGCGTGGGCGCCGAGCCCAGCACCACCGACGCGCCCATGTCGCGGTACGTGTCGGCCATGGAATGGAACGCCGACAGCTGGAACTCGCGCGGCGCGAACCAGCGGCCCGCCTCGATGACGATCACCGAGGCGCCCGCGCGGGCCACTCGCGTGCGGCGCGCGCTGCCCGCCGGGCCGCTGCCGATGATGACCACGTCGGCGCGCAGCTCGAGCGCTCGGTGCACGTGGCGTCCGTCGATGCGCTCGCTCACGCGCGGCTTTGGACTGCTCGTCGTAGCGCTCACGCGCGCCTCCGGGCCGTGGCCTGCACCGCCGGGTCGGTGAAGTACGCCAGGCACGCCACCACCTTGGCGATCTCCACCAGCTCACCAACGCCAGGCATCCCCGCAGCGCGTGTGATGAAGGCCTCGCGCTCATCGGCGCTCAACTCGGTGAGCGCGCGCTCGTAGCCCAGCACGCGCGGCAGCACCGCCGAGCACCAGCGTGGCCACCCGCAGACCGAGCCGGAGGTGCACGGGTGCGGCTGCGTCGAAGCGCACCCAGAAGGCGCGCAGGTCCACGTCCTCGATGGCGGGCAGGCCGCGCCCTGGGGCAGGCAGGATCGCTGCCAGCAGGGCGTCGCGCAGGCGCGTCTCGGTCTTGGTCCAGCTCATGCGTTTGCTCCTTCTCGCGCCCGCAGCAGCGCCTCGAAGCGCGCGAGCGTCAGCGCGTCCACGTCGGCCAGCGCCTGCTCGATGATGGCCCCGCGCCCGCCCCGCCATCGCGCAGGGCCTCCAGCACGCGCGCCATGGACGCCGTGTTGGCGGCCGGCTCGGCATACATGGCCTGCGCCACCATGGGCAGCTCCTCGAGCACGCGCGCCATGGTGTTCAGCACGCTCAGCGCCACCACGTTGCCGGTGGCCTGCAGCATGGCGCGCGCAAACGCCATGTCGGCGTCGCGCAGCGCGCTCACCCCCTCGTGCGACGCCGCCAGCATGCGCGCGGCGGCCCCCTGGAGCTGCGCGGCCTGCCCCAGCAGCGCCTCGCGGTGGCGCACCATCAGGCGCACCGCGATCACGCGCCGCACCTCGAGGAAGTCCCCGAGGATGCTCACCGCCTGGGCAGGCTGGTCCAGCGTGGCCTCGAGCCAGAAGGGGATCAGGGAGATGTCCCCGACTCGGCCGGGTCGTTCACGCGCAGCCCGCTGCCCTGCCGCGCCGTGACCAGGCCGCGCGTCTCGAGCCGCGACACCACACGCTGAATGTGGCGGGTTCACGCCGTGCTGCTCGGCCAGCTCCCGCACCGTGGGCAACCGGCTCCCACGCGCGTACCGCCCCGCAGGATGTCCTGCGTCAGGGCGTGCTCGATGGCGCTGGGCGACTTGTCGGGGTGCATCGGCGAAATGAATGACACAATTGAACGATACAATCAAGCCGTAACGCTCGGAGCGTTTGCGCTACCCTGCCTGGGTATGCGCCGCCCCACCCACGGAGAGCTCCCCCCGGCCGTCAGCCCCAGCGATGTCGTCATTCTGTTCGACGCCGAGTGCGTGGTGTGCAGCGGCTGGGTGCACTTCATCCTGCGCAACGATCCCAAGGGGAACCTGCGCATCGGCGCGGTCCAGACGCCCACGGGTAAGGCGCTGCTGCGCTACGCCGGCCTCGATGACCAGGACGTGGACACCATGCTGCTGGTCGAGCGCGGCGTGCCGTACTCGCAGTCGAGCGCGTTCCTGCGGGCGGTCTGCTACCTGCGCTTCCCGTGGCCACTGCTCACCGTGGGCCGGGTGTTGACCGTGTTCCTGCGCAACTGGCTGTACGACCGCGTGGCCAAGAACCGCTACCGCCTGTTCGGCAAGAAGGAGCTGTGCCTGATCCCCTCGCCCGCCCAGCGTGCCCGCTTCCTGCCTGAAGATTGAAGCTGACTGGGGGGGGGCCAGCACACCGCGTCGCACATTTGGACACGACGGTGCCACTGAACTACTATCGTCGGGCCGTCATGACGTATTTCCGCCTCTTCCTCGGGGTCATGCTGCTGGGGCTGCTCGCGCTGATCCCCCAGCGCGCTGACGCTCAGTCCACCGGATCGCAGGCCGCCGCCGAGGCGCTCTTCCGCGAGGGCCGGCGCCTGATGGAAGAGGGCAACTACGACGAAGCGTGCCCCAAGTTCGAGGCCAGCAACCGGCTCGACGTGGCCGTGGGCACCCTGCTCAACCTGGGTGTCTGCTGGGAGCAGGGTGGCCGGCTGGCGAGTGCCTGGGCCACCTTCTTGGAAGCGGCAGCATTGGCCGCGCGCACCGGATCGCCCGAGCGCGAGCAGCTGGCGCGCAGCCGCGCGGCCGAGCTCGAGTCACGCTTGATCCGCATCCGCGTGATCGTGGACAGCCCCGCGCGCGGCGAGCAGGTCACGGTGGGCGATCGCGC encodes:
- a CDS encoding DUF1330 domain-containing protein, with product MFDRTIGLEVLDDAVYTQYRAEMTPLLEAAGGRFVLDVRVAEVLRGPEGARFNRLFTIRFATQAAFAAFFADPAYLAIRDRLFAPSVGQVHVLAAHESPRPG
- a CDS encoding GMC family oxidoreductase; its protein translation is MSATTSSPKPRVSERIDGRHVHRALELRADVVIIGSGPAGSARRTRVARAGASVIVIEAGRWFAPREFQLSAFHSMADTYRDMGASVVLGSAPTPFVQGKLVGGSSPINGAICWRMPRDVYDEWLTKDRALADALPWDVLEATTDMLEARLNVRPTDPAIAGAKNQLLARGAEALGLAHRPIRRNVQGCEGLGRCMQGCPNARKLSVDATLLADAEQAGAVVLSCTEVTGIDVRAGRATGVHGVTDGGAEVRVHAARAVIVAASAVQSPALLMRSGLRQGPVGRHFQCHPGVSMAGRFPEPVRMWEGATQGHEVTGLRHEGLKFEALGFDLGVMAGRLRGRGPRAGARSTTWRTCSTGAPRCAEAEGVVRVVRGKPHVFFSPSDHDVRRYRRGLRVMGEMMLAAGADHVSPGVRGFLRRTSRVADLIELEQHGPKRASAYTSAITHMFGTCRMGSDPQRGGAPGLPPPRHPRGLYVADSSVFPSSLGGETRRSPSRPWPPRPRGPC
- a CDS encoding FCD domain-containing protein, producing the protein MPTVRELAEQHGVNPPHSACGVAARDARPGHGAAGQRAARERPGRVGDISLIPFWLEATLDQPAQAVSILGDFLEVRRVIAVRLMVRHREALLGQAAQLQGAAARMLAASHEGVSALRDADMAFARAMLQATGNVVALSVLNTMARVLEELPMVAQAMYAEPAANTASMARVLEALRDGGAGAGPSSSRRWPTWTR
- a CDS encoding DUF393 domain-containing protein: MRRPTHGELPPAVSPSDVVILFDAECVVCSGWVHFILRNDPKGNLRIGAVQTPTGKALLRYAGLDDQDVDTMLLVERGVPYSQSSAFLRAVCYLRFPWPLLTVGRVLTVFLRNWLYDRVAKNRYRLFGKKELCLIPSPAQRARFLPED